The Ziziphus jujuba cultivar Dongzao chromosome 1, ASM3175591v1 genome segment cttttaaacttttaaaattaatgataactCAACTTATATGTTTTCTGATatcttcaattattttattgaattaataatatttttcagtaTATTTGTGTGCGTTAATGTGTAGGTTTTACTCTTATCCTTCTTTATATAAACACACACCCCCATCTGGACATATACTGTTGTTGTATGTCATTTTGATTTTACTGATTCATTCATCCAGtcccataaaaaaatttgaaaaaattaaactaaaaaaataaaaataaaaaaataaataaaaaataaaactatgcaGTTGACCTTGAGGAATAGTTTAGGGGGGCTCCTCTTGGATATTTACTCAAACCTGACACGTTTGCTACCATCTGGTTTAAAGATTCCACTGCATGTATTTTAGTTCTTGAATTTGTAGCAGAAATCAAACCAATAGGAAACTTTCAAAACTTTgagaccaaaaatataatatataatatatatgtttttccaTCCACAAAAAACATATACTATGGAGCCAAATATTTCTGACAAATGGACATATTCAACTTCCCCAATCATTCTGACTTTCTCAACTTCacatattaattgtttttttttttttttcctctttgatCTTTATgtcataaatttttaatttgaagcaTAAAAAATgtagttatataaatattaatacaatatattcattttaatcCAAAGCATTATTTTCTAGTTTTACTCAAATCGAGCAGACTAGTCCAAAAGGtatataaaaatacttttattcATCCAaagcaaaacagaaaaaaagagtTTTCAGTTTTATAATATAAggtctctatatataatattactcATCGCTTTTTGAGTATAAGTCTAAGAACCATGGTGAAGAAGTCACCTGCCGCCATGGCAATACTTAACTCTCTCTGCTTCGTTTTCTTATCACATGTGTTAGTTCTTTTATCATCATTTTGTTCAGGAACCAAATCAGGGCATTCATCGAAACATGTTGCTTTCTTCATCTTCGGCGATTCGTTCTTGGATTCTGGCAACAACAATTACATTAACTCCACTACTCTTGATCAAGCAAATTTCTGGCCTTATGGTGAAACTTACTTCAAGTTCCCAACAGGAAGATTTTCTGATGGCCGTTTGGTATCGGACTTTATTGGTAAGCTATAAAGATTTGCATATCTTTTTGTAATGTCTCTTTCTAGCTTGTACAAATCCATTTTTGGTTAACTAACATGTATTCTTTGTCTGCTTTTATATACTTTAATCATCTAATTATTCATATCTTTATGTatgttacacacacacacacacacacacacacacacacacacacacacacatatatatacatgtatgtttATGAATGTATGTATCATTGCAGCTGAATATGCTAACCTCCCTCTGATTCCACCTTTCCTGCAACCGACTTTTCACCATTACTATGATGGGGTGAATTTTGCATCTGCTGGAGCTGGTGCACTGGTTGAAACTTTCCAGGGGTCGGTATGTACATGTTTCACGTTATACATATTAAAGCAGAATCATATTATTCAGGTTTATGCATCTAAATTTAAAGGGCTTTTGATGTTAAGTAATGGCATTTTGTCAAAGGGAAAACAATATTCACGATTTTAAGCATAAAACAAGCTGGAAAATTTgtactttttatatttctttttggtgaattgaCAAATTTGTACTTGTTGGTTCAGATCTTGAGAGTattatatatggttttaattttGCCATAGTCAATGTCACTTCCAAAAGGTTGGTTGCCTATAATTTTTGTGTCCACAAATTCTTAAAGCCAACAGTAGATCTGTCAgatatcaaaattccaaatgagGCTGGGAAACTGCTTGGTATACTATGCACGTGATAACTATGATAAGATTATTTgaagtcaaagaaaaaaatagtgagTCTTTTTATGGATCCAAAATGgggaaattctttttttttttccttttcttaaaaCATGTTAGTAAATGTTAGGTGAGTTAGCAATAGTTTACCTAACATGATGAATTTAAACAGTTTTGGaatgcctttttcttttcttcgttTTTGCTCCTTTTTTTCAGGTGATTGATCTGAGAACACAGCTAAAGTACTATGAGAAGGTAGAGACTTGGTTGAGAAATAAGTTAGGCAATAATAATGTTGAAGTTAAAGCCATGCTTTCAGGAGGTGTTTACTTGTTTAGTATTGGTACCAATGATTATACGAGCCTATTCTTGACCAATTCCACAATTCTAAATTCCTACTCCAAATCAGAATATATTGGAATGGTGATTGGCAACATAACAAATGTTATCAAAGTAAGCAATTTTCTTCCATAAAGACCTTCAGAACTCATTCTACCTTTTACCCTTTTACCTATGAAGCTAATTTGAGTATCAATGGCTTGCATTGTCCCAAATGATTTTGCAGGAAATTCATGCAAGGGGAGGCAGGAAATTTGGGTTTATAAACTTGCCAGAAGTGGGCTGTTTACCCGGCCTTAGAATAATTAAACCAGACAACAATGGAAGCTGCTTAGAAGAAGCTTCATCATTGACAAAATTACATAACAAAGCTCTTTCAAAGCTTCTAATAAAGCTAGAAAACCAGTTGGAGGGTTTCAAATACTCGCTCTACGACTTGAACAGCAAtctaagaaaaagaatgaaacatCCACGCAGATATGGTACGTACACTATGCAACGCAACATCATCAATCACTTATGTGAGAGTAGAATAATACATGGGCTCCAACTAAGAGACTCAAAAAAAGGCCTATATATTGGATGTAGTGGGCCTCTCTAATGACTATTCTGTTTTGCCTTAAGGTTGACTATAATATCTGGGCCATAGTATGTCAGAAATGTCAAGAAAATATGAGGTGAGGGTAGGCCAGCTTTTCTAAGAAAAAAGCTACCTAACTTTTTGTAAAGTCCAATAAGTGTTTAATGGGCCCAGGTCAAACTGGACAGAACTGGTATAACGAAGTGTCTGGTTCAATTGCTAAAAGTTTGGTTCTAGTTGTACCTTATATTTCGTACAAAGTATACCAGAACATTTGATTAGTGAAGTAGGAATTGAATTTTGGTCTTTCTACTTTGTCTACAGAATTAAGAGTTTCTTTGTTgtcaatatgtttttttttctcaactttAAAGGTTAAAAGTTGCAAATTTGTTTTAAAgggaaattttgtttgtgatgaaAGGTTTCAAGGAAGGAAAAGAAGCATGCTGTGGGACCGGGCAGTTTAGAGGTGTATTCAGCTGTGGAGGGAAAAGAATAGTGAAAGAGTTCGATTTGTGTGAGAATCCTAATGAATATGTCTTCTGGGACTCTTTCCATCTCACTGAGAAGGTCTACAAACAATTTGCGGATCAAATGTGGAGTGGGGTTGAAGATTCTCACACTTTAGGGCCTTATAAATTGAAGGATCTCTTCCTAGTCCCATAAGTCCTACTCAACATGTTCTTCTACCGTTGATAGGAATTTAGAATACcaagacaagaaaaaaaaaaaaatgttgcttCTATTCTTTGATTCTAGTAATGAATAGCTACATGAGCTCTCACATTTTGAGATAAAAAAGTATGCATGATTTTTGCATTGTTAGTGTAAACGGTCAAAGCTTATTATTGTTTAGTTTTCACTATTTCAACTTGGGTTTCTCAATCCTCATGTAGCTGTCAAAAACTGAATaggaaaaaaaagcaaagtTTTATTAAATGCAACAAACCACGTTTTCCATACaaacacagttttttttttttcttcttcctcctcattattattattaataattttttttgcatcGTTTATAAAGTCAACAAGGTGGGATAATTTAGAAATCTTCACACAGCAAGTAGATAAGTGGGAGATAAATAGTGAACTCCTCTTTAAATCTTGATAATCAAACAAAGGCTCAAGAGGCGTGCTAGAAATATATTCAAAGAATAATAGAGTTTACCGGATATATTTTATCAGGAGCTAGAGCATATTGAGACATATATATTCACCGacacaaatataattatatattacttCAACGTCTCCATCATATATTATTAGTAAGGTTAGCTGTCACCGACACTGTCATTTTATACATATGTCGTCTTATtcaatcttcaaattttcacaATTTGGTTTGCACACAAATGTAAAGTAACTCACCCGATGTTTCTATAATTGTAACGAAATTTTCTACTTAGTCTATAGCAAAgtctttaattaatttgcaaactaatttaaaAGGTATAAGATAATTGAGAAGAGAGAGTGCTGACACAGCAATATATATCAAGCGTAAAGATAGCAGAGAGTAGTCTCTCTGATGGCAAagttaaacttttttatttgtctttttggTTTCTGGATAAGCTTTTTCGATATCCAAACAGAATGCTTCCATGGACATCGGCTTTTGAAAAGGCATAGAGCCTTATTCATCTTTGGGGATTCACAATTTGATCCTGGGAATAACAACTACTTCAACACTACTAGCAAGGCTGATTTTTGGCCGTACGGTGAAACCTTCTTTCACTACCCAACTGGGAGATTTTCTGATGGCCTCCTGGTTCCGGATTTTATTGGTAATATGCCCAAAACATGAATTTTCATTCAAGTACATGTTTAATCGCAAACTgactacacacacacacacatatacatgttAATTTCTTTGTTACAGCTGAGTATGCAAAGTTACCACTCATTCCTCCATATCTACAACCCGGTGATGTTGACCAATTTATATTTGGTGCAAACTTTGCATCAGGAGGAGCAGGTGCTTTAAAGGAAACTCGGGCAGGATTGGTATATCTTTATTGGAAGCattaatttatatgatttaagcCATATCAGTTTGTCTGTATTAATATTCTTAACcatattacatatatacaaCATGAAGAAAATTTTACTTCGCTATGGAAACATTAATCTTTACTGGACCAATTTTTCAGGTGATAGACCTTAAAACTCAACTTGGTTATTTCAAGAACGTTAGCAGACTATTGAGGCAGAAACTAGGAGATGAGGAGGCTGAATCTTTGGTGTCGAGAGCTGTTTACTTGTTTAGTATTGGAGGCAATGACTACTTATTCCCTTTTGAGACAAATTCCAGCATTCCTTGTACCTTTTCTGTTGAACAATTTGTAGGGCAGGTGATGGGGAACATAACCCAAGTGGTCAAAGTAGGTACCACTATCCTCCATATTCCATATctgatatattttccatataatatgttacattttttttataataatcttGTTGATCATGAAAGATAGTCATATTTCAGTCTTGAATGTGTTAGGAAATATACAAGGTTGGAGGAAGGAAATTTGGGTTTCCAAGCCTGTGGCCTTTAGAATGTTTGCCATTCACAAGGAGGCTTGAACTTGAAGGAGGTAAAAAGGATGCTTGCTTTGAACCAATCAAACCATACAAAGAAGAACACAATAAACAACTTCCAAAACTCCTCCAAAAGTTGCAAAGCGACCTCAAGGGATTCAAATATTCATTTCCTGATTTTCATACACTTTTGAAACAACTTATAAATCACCCTTCTAAATATGGTATATATACCAAAGCCCATACCCTTGCCATTTCTTAATCAAGTTATAAGCGCAGCAAAGTTTCAAATAgctaatttgaaaaaattataattgatttttaattcaTTGTGAAGGTTTCAAGGAAGGGAAGGTGGCATGCTGTGGCAGTGGACCCTACAAAGGAATTTTGAGCTGCGGAGGAAAGAGGGATGTGGCAGAGTACTATCTTTGTGATAATGTCACTGAATATTTGTTCTTTGACTCTGCTCATCCCACAGAAAGGGCTAACAGACTATTGGCCCAGTTAGCTTGGAGTGGAGAACCCAATATAACTGGGCCTTACAATCTCAAAGCCCTTTTTGAATCTTAGTGATAAATGGTTGATTTCACACACATGGCATGCCAGATGGCACAGCtcactgtttttttttccctctgctAATCAAAATTAGTCGTAGTAATATGTAGCAAATGTTGATTAGGTAAAATAAATTCAACTACATGCATGTTCCTTGATGTTCAGGTGCTTTTAAAAAATGCACGTGATATAATATCTTTCAAAACTTTGATTAGACATCTTATAGTTTGA includes the following:
- the LOC107435128 gene encoding GDSL esterase/lipase 5, producing the protein MVKKSPAAMAILNSLCFVFLSHVLVLLSSFCSGTKSGHSSKHVAFFIFGDSFLDSGNNNYINSTTLDQANFWPYGETYFKFPTGRFSDGRLVSDFIAEYANLPLIPPFLQPTFHHYYDGVNFASAGAGALVETFQGSVIDLRTQLKYYEKVETWLRNKLGNNNVEVKAMLSGGVYLFSIGTNDYTSLFLTNSTILNSYSKSEYIGMVIGNITNVIKEIHARGGRKFGFINLPEVGCLPGLRIIKPDNNGSCLEEASSLTKLHNKALSKLLIKLENQLEGFKYSLYDLNSNLRKRMKHPRRYGFKEGKEACCGTGQFRGVFSCGGKRIVKEFDLCENPNEYVFWDSFHLTEKVYKQFADQMWSGVEDSHTLGPYKLKDLFLVP
- the LOC107435133 gene encoding GDSL esterase/lipase 1 isoform X3, with protein sequence MAKLNFFICLFGFWISFFDIQTECFHGHRLLKRHRALFIFGDSQFDPGNNNYFNTTSKADFWPYGETFFHYPTGRFSDGLLVPDFIAEYAKLPLIPPYLQPGDVDQFIFGANFASGGAGALKETRAGLVIDLKTQLGYFKNVSRLLRQKLGDEEAESLVSRAVYLFSIGGNDYLFPFETNSSIPCTFSVEQFVGQVMGNITQVVKEIYKVGGRKFGFPSLWPLECLPFTRRLELEGGFKEGKVACCGSGPYKGILSCGGKRDVAEYYLCDNVTEYLFFDSAHPTERANRLLAQLAWSGEPNITGPYNLKALFES
- the LOC107435133 gene encoding GDSL esterase/lipase 1 isoform X2, with product MAKLNFFICLFGFWISFFDIQTECFHGHRLLKRHRALFIFGDSQFDPGNNNYFNTTSKADFWPYGETFFHYPTGRFSDGLLVPDFIGGAGALKETRAGLVIDLKTQLGYFKNVSRLLRQKLGDEEAESLVSRAVYLFSIGGNDYLFPFETNSSIPCTFSVEQFVGQVMGNITQVVKEIYKVGGRKFGFPSLWPLECLPFTRRLELEGGKKDACFEPIKPYKEEHNKQLPKLLQKLQSDLKGFKYSFPDFHTLLKQLINHPSKYGFKEGKVACCGSGPYKGILSCGGKRDVAEYYLCDNVTEYLFFDSAHPTERANRLLAQLAWSGEPNITGPYNLKALFES
- the LOC107435133 gene encoding GDSL esterase/lipase 1 isoform X1, producing MAKLNFFICLFGFWISFFDIQTECFHGHRLLKRHRALFIFGDSQFDPGNNNYFNTTSKADFWPYGETFFHYPTGRFSDGLLVPDFIAEYAKLPLIPPYLQPGDVDQFIFGANFASGGAGALKETRAGLVIDLKTQLGYFKNVSRLLRQKLGDEEAESLVSRAVYLFSIGGNDYLFPFETNSSIPCTFSVEQFVGQVMGNITQVVKEIYKVGGRKFGFPSLWPLECLPFTRRLELEGGKKDACFEPIKPYKEEHNKQLPKLLQKLQSDLKGFKYSFPDFHTLLKQLINHPSKYGFKEGKVACCGSGPYKGILSCGGKRDVAEYYLCDNVTEYLFFDSAHPTERANRLLAQLAWSGEPNITGPYNLKALFES